TTCGATGGTGCCTCTTCGGACTTTTCTGGGGAATGATCGCGCTCCTGAACTCGACCATTCTCCTCTTCCTTCCAGTCTGTGGTGTATGGATGCTCCTTGGTGCAGCGAAGCAGAAGGCGACGCTCAGCCCCGCAATTGGAAAAGCCATCATCGCAGCACTTATCTTCGTCGCCTGTCTCGCCCCGTGGATGATCCGCAACCAAAAAGTATTTCGCGCCTTCATCCCGATTCGCGGCAACCTCGGCGCAGAACTGCACGACTCCGTTCTCGACTCCTATAACGGATTCACCGTCGGCACTAGAGTGCCCGTCTGCGACGTCTGCCCGGAGTATCTTGAATACAAAAATATGGGCGAATACGCCTACGTCCAGCGTGAAGGAAAGCTCGCGCGCGAACATATCCGCACCCACAAACTGCGCTTCTTCGAACTCGCCCTCAAGCGGTTTTATTTTTACTGGATCAGCGTTCCCAAACCACCCGAAAAAGGAGTTCTCAACGAAGCTTTCCGCGTTCTGAACTACAGTTTTGTCAGCCTCGCCGCGCTTCTAGGTCTTTTCTTGGCGCTGAAGCAACGCATCCCGGGAGCCATCCTCTTCGCGTGGGCTTTTGCACTTCTACCGCTTACCTACTACTTCGTCACCGTCCAGGCACGCTTTCGCCACCCGCTCGAACCACTCATGACCATTCTTGCTGTCTATCTCTTCCAATCCGCCACTCAGGTCATCGAGCCGCGACTTTGATATGAGGCCGACATAACATCGCCCTCATGAGTGTGAATGCTCTAGGTGTCACCTGCATGACTCCCGATCTGCCACGCCTTCGCATACTTCCAACTGATATAGGCCGAATGGTAAAGATGAAGTAGTAGCCCCTCGCGACCGTCCAGAAAACCCAGGCGAAACCCAAAGTTCCAGACAAACGTCAGGATCGGGACCAAAGCAACATTCCAGCAGAAAGCTACCCACGAACGGCTGACCTTCCCCTTCGCAGCAACGATCTGGCCGCCAAGACTGCTATACCGGTTCATGTGTTCAAGATAGATATTTAAATCGGGATAGCCATGGTGGAGAAAGTCATTCTTCATCGTCTCAACCCCACCCGCAATCTGCACAGACTCATGCACCGGGCGATCGGTGAAGCAGACCGCACCAGAGCTGGTCATACGACGAAACAAGCGCAACTTAAAATCCGGATAGTAGCCCCCGTGACGCATCCAGCGCCCGAGAAAGACATGTCGCAGCCGAAGCCGGTAGCCATCTATCTGCGGCAGGGCCTGAGGATCTACCTCAAGCATCTGACCGATCTCTCTCTGAAGCTCAACCGTTAGCTCTTCGTCCGCGTCAAGCGAAAGAACCCACGTACCCACACATTTTTCAATAGCAGAGTTCTTCTGTTTCGCAAAACCCTTCCACGGCTCCGTAAAGACCTTCGCTCCGAACGACTTCGCAATCTCCGACGTACGATCAGTCGATCCCGAATCCACCACCACCACTTCATCCGCAAAATGCACGCTAGCGAGCGTCCGCGCGAGGTTGGCTTCTTCATTCAGCGTAATGATGGCAACGGATAGTGTCGACCTCGGCATGTCTCTTCATTCTATTTGCCTTCACGCCG
This Tunturibacter gelidoferens DNA region includes the following protein-coding sequences:
- a CDS encoding ArnT family glycosyltransferase, whose protein sequence is MPSPQTQRQSLSFRAPWHIFWIGLLLRVLYITLAHTYRIRPSEDHLQFGWEMGRIARALVTGFGYADPFTGHSGPTAWVPPLYPLLLAGVFKIFGVYAAKSAWVILTINSIFSAATAPLIFEIAARCFRPTGRARNIALWSAWLWALYPAALQYAVHWVWDMALTALLFSAVITIALRVRNIGEDPPEPNPQTNVRWCLFGLFWGMIALLNSTILLFLPVCGVWMLLGAAKQKATLSPAIGKAIIAALIFVACLAPWMIRNQKVFRAFIPIRGNLGAELHDSVLDSYNGFTVGTRVPVCDVCPEYLEYKNMGEYAYVQREGKLAREHIRTHKLRFFELALKRFYFYWISVPKPPEKGVLNEAFRVLNYSFVSLAALLGLFLALKQRIPGAILFAWAFALLPLTYYFVTVQARFRHPLEPLMTILAVYLFQSATQVIEPRL
- a CDS encoding glycosyltransferase family 2 protein → MPRSTLSVAIITLNEEANLARTLASVHFADEVVVVDSGSTDRTSEIAKSFGAKVFTEPWKGFAKQKNSAIEKCVGTWVLSLDADEELTVELQREIGQMLEVDPQALPQIDGYRLRLRHVFLGRWMRHGGYYPDFKLRLFRRMTSSGAVCFTDRPVHESVQIAGGVETMKNDFLHHGYPDLNIYLEHMNRYSSLGGQIVAAKGKVSRSWVAFCWNVALVPILTFVWNFGFRLGFLDGREGLLLHLYHSAYISWKYAKAWQIGSHAGDT